The Polynucleobacter sp. JS-Mosq-20-D10 region AAGTATCTCTTTTCGCACCCTTATGCAAACTCAACTCGCTCCCCAATTCGCCAATACTCCTGAGGGTATTGAAGCTGCCAGAATTCTTGGAAAATGTGTGCACTGCGGCTTCTGCACGGCTACATGCCCTACTTATCAATTACTTGGTGATGAACTCGACGGTCCTCGAGGTCGCATCTACCTCATCAAGCAAATGGCGGAAGGTCAAGCCCCTACTGAAAAAACACGTCTGCATTTGGATCGCTGCCTGACTTGCCGTAATTGTGAAAGCACTTGTCCAAGCGGCGTGCAATACGGCAACTTAGTCGATATTGGTCGCAAGTGGGCAGAAGAAAATACTCCCGAGCGCCCTCTTGGTCAGCGCCTCACTCGCTGGGCTCTGAAAGAGGGTTTAACTAGCCCTAAATTATTTAATTCCGCGATGGCTATTGGCCGCTTAGTTCGCCCACTCATGCCGACTGGTATCCAGCGCAAGATTCCGGAAGCTAAAAATAAAGCACTCAATACAAATACAGACCCCTATGCAAGACCACAGACTAGCCACTCACGTAAGATGCTATTGCTCGAGGGTTGTGTTCAACCTGGCATGCTGCCAAACATCAACTCAGCAACAGCACGTGTTTTAGATGCACTCAAGATACAGTTAATTGCTGCGCCCAACGCCACTTGCTGTGGTGCATTGCGTTACCACCTAAACGATCAAGCCGGCGGCCTAGAAAATGCCAAACAAAATATCGATGCCTGGTGGCCACAAGTTGAGCAAGGCGTTGAAGCTATTGTGATGACCGCTTCTGGTTGTGGCGTGATGGTCAAAGATTATGGTCATCTATTTTCGAATGATCCGCAATATGCCGCTAAAGCCAAGATCATCTCCGATCTCACTAAAGATATCTCAGAAATCTTGCCGGCGCTTCAGGAAGAGCTTGTTGCCCTAGTAGGTGCTGATCCAAAATCTGGTGTTGTTTATCACCCGCCTTGCACTCTACAACATGGCCAACAAATTCGCGGTAAGGTAGAGGGTCTTTTAGCTGGTATTGGCATTGGAGTGCGCTTATGTGCTGATAGCCATCTCTGCTGCGGCTCTGCGGGAACCTATTCAGTAACCCAGCCAGAACTCTCAGAACAATTACGTCATAACAAGTTGACCCACCTCAATGCCGCTTGCGAAGAGTCTGGTGCACAAGTCATTGTTTCCGGAAATATTGGCTGCATCACCCACCTTCAACAAGACGAGATTCCAGTCCTGCATTGGATCGAGATTGTTGACCAACTCATTAGCCAACAAACCCGAACCCAAGAATGAGTCAAGTCACCACTAACCTGATGATGGTAAGGCAGCGACTGGAGTTGGCAGCTTTGGCAGCTAAACGT contains the following coding sequences:
- the glcF gene encoding glycolate oxidase subunit GlcF; translated protein: MQTQLAPQFANTPEGIEAARILGKCVHCGFCTATCPTYQLLGDELDGPRGRIYLIKQMAEGQAPTEKTRLHLDRCLTCRNCESTCPSGVQYGNLVDIGRKWAEENTPERPLGQRLTRWALKEGLTSPKLFNSAMAIGRLVRPLMPTGIQRKIPEAKNKALNTNTDPYARPQTSHSRKMLLLEGCVQPGMLPNINSATARVLDALKIQLIAAPNATCCGALRYHLNDQAGGLENAKQNIDAWWPQVEQGVEAIVMTASGCGVMVKDYGHLFSNDPQYAAKAKIISDLTKDISEILPALQEELVALVGADPKSGVVYHPPCTLQHGQQIRGKVEGLLAGIGIGVRLCADSHLCCGSAGTYSVTQPELSEQLRHNKLTHLNAACEESGAQVIVSGNIGCITHLQQDEIPVLHWIEIVDQLISQQTRTQE